A genomic window from Methanovulcanius yangii includes:
- a CDS encoding 2TM domain-containing protein, whose amino-acid sequence MEGRTEDTEGKKMPAVAGTAAVPGERSRELEKRGLWYHVVLFIGVSMVFIAVNLLFTPTLLWVVPVTILWGFFLMWHAWQVYGDGRT is encoded by the coding sequence ATGGAAGGAAGAACGGAAGACACGGAAGGAAAGAAGATGCCGGCGGTGGCGGGAACGGCCGCTGTCCCGGGCGAGCGATCACGGGAACTGGAGAAGCGGGGCCTGTGGTACCATGTCGTCCTCTTTATCGGTGTGTCGATGGTCTTCATTGCGGTAAATCTCCTCTTCACCCCGACACTCCTCTGGGTCGTTCCCGTAACCATCCTCTGGGGGTTCTTCCTCATGTGGCATGCCTGGCAGGTATACGGGGATGGGCGGACATAA
- a CDS encoding DUF5518 domain-containing protein produces MQVIPPIVTGFLLIVILSIAFPAYTLLWGVIGGIVAGAMVPGDWYDGVKVGLLTGIIAAAVFGFIVLVGGTLVLGVLGFVIGLGTTFVLLILSVFDILMAAAGGALGGEMGYRYRAWRRKT; encoded by the coding sequence ATGCAGGTCATCCCCCCGATTGTGACGGGCTTTCTCCTGATCGTCATCCTGAGCATCGCCTTTCCGGCATACACCCTCCTCTGGGGGGTTATCGGCGGTATCGTTGCCGGCGCGATGGTGCCGGGAGACTGGTACGACGGCGTGAAGGTCGGTCTTCTCACCGGTATCATCGCAGCTGCCGTCTTCGGCTTTATCGTCCTCGTTGGCGGGACCCTCGTCCTCGGCGTGCTTGGGTTCGTCATCGGCCTGGGGACCACGTTTGTCCTTCTCATCCTCTCCGTCTTCGATATCCTGATGGCGGCCGCGGGCGGTGCCCTCGGCGGGGAGATGGGTTACCGGTACAGGGCATGGCGGCGGAAAACCTGA
- a CDS encoding 2TM domain-containing protein → MACPMIYLFCRLISGRSSMTEDEAYRKAKKRVEEIRGFYLALAAYLLVNAFLAVINYLFTPGFWWVLFVAFFWGIGIIVQAYRVFAKNRFLGEEWEERKIREIMEKEKK, encoded by the coding sequence ATGGCATGCCCTATGATTTATCTGTTCTGCCGTCTCATCTCCGGCAGAAGTTCCATGACCGAAGACGAGGCATACCGGAAAGCAAAGAAGCGGGTCGAAGAGATACGCGGGTTTTATCTGGCCCTTGCCGCCTACCTCCTGGTGAACGCTTTTCTCGCGGTGATCAACTACCTCTTCACCCCCGGCTTCTGGTGGGTCCTCTTCGTCGCCTTTTTCTGGGGAATCGGCATTATCGTTCAGGCCTACCGGGTCTTCGCGAAGAACCGGTTTCTCGGGGAGGAATGGGAGGAGCGCAAGATCCGGGAGATCATGGAGAAGGAGAAGAAGTAG
- a CDS encoding class I SAM-dependent methyltransferase, with product MSGSEEWDENYRQRGRLWTGGVTGIPPLPPEGSILELGCGNAKTIAAVEGDARRITGIDISRHALALARAAVPQATFCQADARNLPFRDGTFFAVIAYHITGHLTAAGRAVLAAEALRVLASGGVLFVREFSTGDFRCGKGTETESMTFRRGTGIYTHYFTPDELEALFAPARLISLESRGWVMRIRGKDYPREVIDAVFRRE from the coding sequence ATGTCCGGCAGCGAAGAATGGGACGAGAACTACCGGCAACGCGGGCGTCTCTGGACCGGCGGGGTGACGGGCATCCCTCCGCTGCCGCCGGAAGGCAGTATCCTCGAACTCGGCTGCGGCAACGCGAAGACCATCGCCGCGGTCGAAGGTGACGCCCGACGCATCACCGGCATCGACATCTCCCGCCACGCCCTCGCCCTCGCCCGGGCCGCGGTGCCGCAGGCGACGTTCTGCCAGGCCGACGCCCGAAACCTCCCCTTCCGGGACGGGACATTCTTCGCCGTCATCGCCTACCATATCACCGGCCACCTCACCGCCGCGGGCAGGGCGGTGCTTGCGGCAGAGGCGCTGCGGGTCCTAGCTTCCGGCGGGGTCCTCTTCGTCCGGGAATTTTCGACAGGGGACTTTCGCTGCGGAAAGGGAACCGAGACGGAGTCGATGACCTTCCGGCGGGGGACCGGCATCTATACCCACTACTTTACTCCGGACGAACTGGAAGCTCTCTTCGCCCCCGCCCGGCTCATCTCCCTCGAATCCCGCGGGTGGGTGATGCGCATCCGCGGCAAAGACTACCCCCGGGAAGTCATCGACGCCGTCTTTCGCCGGGAGTGA
- a CDS encoding Nramp family divalent metal transporter produces the protein MGFIHDRIIARLPPHCAERLFFLGPGLILAIEASGESGITEVMRAGAEFGYALLWVILLALVFKFAFVQGIARFTVARGEQIFSGLRQIPGPRDWEVWFISLLYFFEMLGFGAIALIAGYMVNFVIPGIPMTLTAFAILALALLVLWKESYERLEHMVIAIAVLLFLALGYALLSLPFPGEAILAGLVPAIPEKGLLETMALLGAIGSGLNLLLYSVWLHEKIGDRHGENYFHRHMKSINLDLVLAFFIIAVVSFIFLSLGEVAYVIEEFASLPFGQAIAEAVHQVLDTVPGGAAFFLITSVLVLVGAVISGMDGRARAIASVLASTGRSSHDERTIYRCVLAGFAVLIMVGILMEDAPDLISLVSATGAVMFGVLGFMVIYIDRRLPTYARGSPVWLLVMGAGSVLYLYIAAMSERAILDLGIPLAERIAVVILILYAVSRTDLFERLMTGGTTVEDVGWVVLIFGGLSIYGTMRGLPYDDLLVNFAELGPMIAGILAGPVVGGLAGIIGGVYRYADGGWTALASAIAPVAAGVIAGLYARFRDKKIGYLGMVLLAFVVEAVHVFLLIPLFSSPTPAEMAEAAWAMFLPMAIANAFGLILFRYILRERGRTMMEHEAYLRLMEGRE, from the coding sequence ATGGGATTTATCCACGACCGCATCATCGCACGCCTGCCGCCGCATTGTGCGGAACGCCTCTTCTTCCTCGGTCCCGGTCTCATCCTTGCCATCGAGGCCTCGGGTGAATCGGGAATCACCGAGGTGATGCGGGCGGGTGCCGAGTTCGGGTATGCCCTCCTGTGGGTGATCCTGCTTGCCCTCGTCTTCAAGTTCGCCTTCGTCCAGGGCATCGCCCGCTTCACGGTCGCCCGGGGGGAGCAGATCTTCAGCGGCCTGCGGCAGATCCCCGGACCAAGGGACTGGGAGGTCTGGTTCATCTCCCTCCTCTACTTCTTCGAGATGCTCGGGTTCGGGGCAATCGCCTTGATAGCGGGATATATGGTAAATTTCGTCATCCCGGGAATTCCGATGACGCTGACGGCGTTTGCCATCCTCGCTCTTGCCCTCCTCGTCCTCTGGAAGGAGTCCTATGAACGGCTCGAACACATGGTCATCGCGATTGCGGTTCTCCTCTTCCTTGCGCTCGGTTATGCCCTTCTCTCCCTTCCGTTTCCGGGCGAGGCGATCCTTGCGGGACTTGTTCCCGCCATCCCCGAGAAGGGGCTTTTGGAGACGATGGCCCTTCTGGGGGCGATCGGTTCCGGCCTCAACCTTCTCCTCTACTCCGTCTGGCTGCACGAGAAGATCGGGGATCGTCACGGGGAGAATTACTTCCACCGGCACATGAAGAGCATCAACCTCGATCTCGTCCTCGCGTTCTTCATCATCGCCGTTGTCTCGTTCATATTTCTCTCCCTCGGGGAGGTCGCCTACGTGATCGAGGAGTTCGCCTCTCTTCCGTTCGGTCAGGCGATCGCCGAGGCGGTGCACCAGGTGCTCGACACCGTCCCCGGCGGTGCGGCATTCTTCCTCATCACCTCCGTCCTCGTCCTCGTCGGGGCGGTCATCTCGGGGATGGACGGCCGTGCCCGGGCGATCGCCTCCGTTCTCGCCTCGACTGGCAGGAGCTCCCACGATGAGCGGACCATTTACCGTTGTGTTTTGGCCGGGTTTGCGGTTCTCATCATGGTGGGTATCCTGATGGAGGACGCACCCGACCTCATCAGTCTCGTCTCCGCCACCGGTGCGGTGATGTTCGGGGTGCTCGGGTTCATGGTGATCTATATCGACCGCCGGCTGCCGACCTATGCCCGCGGCTCCCCAGTCTGGCTGCTGGTGATGGGTGCGGGCAGTGTCCTCTACCTCTATATCGCCGCGATGAGCGAACGGGCCATCCTTGACCTCGGCATCCCACTCGCAGAACGCATTGCGGTCGTCATTCTCATCCTCTATGCGGTCTCCCGGACCGACCTCTTCGAGCGTCTGATGACAGGGGGGACGACGGTGGAGGACGTGGGCTGGGTCGTTCTCATCTTCGGAGGGCTCTCCATCTACGGGACGATGCGAGGTCTCCCGTATGACGATCTCCTGGTGAACTTCGCAGAACTCGGGCCGATGATCGCAGGCATTCTGGCAGGCCCCGTGGTGGGCGGTCTTGCCGGCATCATCGGCGGCGTCTACCGGTATGCCGACGGCGGATGGACCGCTCTAGCCTCCGCGATTGCCCCCGTCGCTGCCGGCGTGATTGCCGGCCTCTATGCCCGGTTCAGGGACAAAAAGATCGGCTACCTCGGTATGGTTCTGCTGGCCTTTGTGGTGGAGGCCGTCCATGTCTTCCTCCTCATCCCGCTCTTCTCCTCGCCGACGCCGGCGGAGATGGCGGAGGCCGCCTGGGCGATGTTTCTCCCGATGGCCATCGCGAATGCCTTCGGGCTCATCCTCTTCCGCTACATCCTGCGGGAACGCGGCCGGACCATGATGGAGCATGAGGCGTACCTGCGCCTCATGGAGGGGAGGGAATAG
- a CDS encoding sensor histidine kinase has protein sequence MIPVLFVVRDMKMCERAHHFLSKSGEFRVDFAFSAPDALGMLEETVYGVVIADYLVPGLNGESFLETFRGRGYATPIIVVGQDAEGIVVDAINKGADYFLHSPVDSFQFYAEMNHLLKKALSQQSTEESLRKTREQMRTIEQQAEGLESSLQEKDILIKEVHHRVKNNLQLISSILKMHYYRTDDAETKEILENCRNRIFSMATIHEHLYRSDNLAAVRMADYIPRLAANLSSQRPDDLHGVEILTRCDPDITLDIDTCIPCGIIINELITNALKYGYGPGRRGEIVVSLHHAPHRPGFLRLEVTNDGAVPEEALDLESATTLGMQLVSSLTAQIDGEAEVRQNGSLTIAILFPDPSARKNPAEF, from the coding sequence ATGATCCCCGTTCTGTTTGTTGTGCGAGACATGAAAATGTGCGAGAGGGCGCACCATTTTCTCTCGAAATCCGGGGAATTCAGGGTTGATTTCGCCTTCTCTGCACCAGATGCACTCGGCATGCTGGAAGAGACGGTGTATGGAGTTGTCATCGCGGATTACCTCGTGCCAGGCTTAAACGGCGAGAGCTTTCTCGAGACATTCCGGGGGCGGGGGTATGCGACGCCGATCATCGTCGTCGGGCAGGATGCGGAAGGGATCGTGGTGGATGCGATCAACAAGGGGGCGGACTACTTCCTTCACAGCCCGGTCGATTCCTTCCAGTTCTACGCCGAAATGAACCACCTCCTCAAAAAGGCCCTGAGCCAGCAGTCGACAGAGGAGTCACTCCGGAAGACGCGGGAACAGATGCGGACGATCGAGCAGCAGGCAGAGGGGCTGGAGTCGTCGCTGCAGGAGAAGGACATCCTGATAAAAGAGGTCCACCACCGTGTCAAGAACAACCTCCAGCTTATCTCCTCCATCCTGAAGATGCATTACTACCGGACGGATGACGCGGAGACGAAGGAGATCCTGGAGAACTGCCGCAACCGGATCTTCTCGATGGCGACGATCCACGAGCATCTCTACCGCTCGGATAACCTTGCTGCGGTGCGGATGGCGGACTATATCCCACGACTCGCGGCGAACCTCTCGTCGCAGCGTCCGGACGACCTCCACGGGGTGGAGATCCTCACCCGCTGCGACCCGGACATCACGCTGGATATCGATACCTGCATCCCCTGCGGGATCATCATCAACGAACTGATAACAAACGCCCTCAAATACGGCTACGGGCCGGGGAGACGCGGGGAGATAGTGGTCAGTCTTCATCATGCCCCGCACCGGCCGGGCTTCCTGCGTCTCGAGGTGACGAACGACGGCGCAGTCCCGGAAGAGGCTCTCGATCTCGAATCGGCCACGACGCTCGGCATGCAGCTCGTCTCCAGCCTGACGGCACAGATCGACGGCGAGGCCGAGGTGCGGCAGAATGGCAGTCTTACGATCGCCATCCTCTTTCCCGATCCCTCTGCCCGGAAAAATCCTGCCGAATTTTAG
- a CDS encoding ABC transporter ATP-binding protein — protein sequence MDGEEQDFVIEARKLRKDYGDVVAVRGVDLAIRRGELFGLLGPNGSGKTTIIRLLTGQVPPTSGSIRVMGIDAAASPVEARTEIGIIPEQETPPSFLTAEEYLRFVGEIRHVGDIEEQCDWWFSFLDFDDARTRLCKDLSRGTRQKLMVAQAFLHRPPLALIDEPLINLDPVMQRRVKDFLMDYVSAGNTVFLSTHILAIAEEICTGIAILNRGDILFTGSPAELRDRHEDLEGFFLSLVSGSGE from the coding sequence ATGGACGGCGAAGAACAGGATTTTGTCATCGAGGCCCGGAAACTGAGAAAAGACTACGGCGACGTCGTTGCGGTACGGGGGGTCGATCTTGCCATCAGGCGCGGAGAACTCTTCGGTCTCCTCGGTCCGAACGGCTCGGGGAAGACCACCATCATTAGGCTCCTCACCGGGCAGGTGCCGCCGACCTCCGGGTCCATCCGGGTGATGGGTATCGATGCGGCGGCCTCCCCTGTCGAGGCACGGACGGAGATCGGCATCATCCCCGAACAGGAGACGCCCCCCTCGTTTCTCACCGCCGAAGAGTACCTCCGGTTCGTCGGCGAGATTCGCCACGTCGGGGATATCGAGGAACAGTGCGACTGGTGGTTTTCATTCCTGGACTTCGACGATGCCCGCACGAGGCTCTGCAAGGACCTCTCCCGCGGAACACGCCAGAAACTGATGGTGGCCCAGGCCTTTCTTCACCGTCCGCCGCTCGCCCTCATCGACGAGCCCCTGATCAACCTCGACCCGGTGATGCAGAGGCGCGTGAAGGACTTCCTGATGGACTATGTCAGTGCAGGTAATACGGTCTTTCTCTCCACGCATATTCTTGCCATTGCCGAGGAGATCTGCACCGGCATTGCCATCCTGAACCGGGGGGACATCCTCTTCACCGGCAGCCCCGCCGAGCTCAGGGACCGCCACGAGGATCTGGAAGGGTTCTTCCTCAGTCTCGTCAGCGGCAGCGGGGAGTGA
- the msrA gene encoding peptide-methionine (S)-S-oxide reductase MsrA, whose protein sequence is MQNPDAGRYAVASFSGGSFWDLEAAFRRVEGVVSTGAGYSGGTTESPSYSEVSEGGSGHAETVVVGFDPAVVSYRDLLEVFFSAHDPTGWEYEEIAPGGQYRPVIWFHSPEQKEEAEAFCAEMDSSGIYDPPVVTAVEPAGDFWPAEEQHQHYYERLASYFAVRQWQG, encoded by the coding sequence ATGCAGAACCCTGATGCAGGCAGGTATGCGGTTGCCTCGTTTTCCGGCGGCTCCTTCTGGGACCTCGAGGCGGCATTTCGACGGGTGGAAGGCGTCGTCTCCACCGGGGCCGGGTACAGCGGCGGGACGACGGAGAGCCCCTCATATTCGGAGGTATCCGAGGGAGGGAGCGGTCATGCGGAGACGGTCGTCGTCGGATTCGACCCTGCAGTTGTCTCCTATCGCGACCTCCTGGAGGTCTTCTTTTCCGCCCATGACCCGACGGGGTGGGAGTATGAGGAGATCGCCCCCGGTGGACAGTACCGCCCGGTCATCTGGTTTCATTCCCCGGAACAGAAGGAAGAGGCGGAGGCATTCTGTGCCGAAATGGACTCTTCCGGCATATATGACCCCCCGGTGGTGACCGCCGTCGAACCGGCCGGGGATTTCTGGCCGGCAGAGGAACAGCACCAGCACTACTACGAAAGGCTCGCCTCCTACTTCGCCGTCCGGCAGTGGCAGGGGTGA
- a CDS encoding chemotaxis protein CheW: MVTDVVEFQIGGGYYAIDVRIAREIVEMMSITPIPRAPSYISGVINLRGEVTNIINIREFIGIPDAEGENARKIIVLMPEATGGSSVGIIVDDVKSVMQISPDCVEELGDGLSSDITCYVKGIIKIPEGDGEESTRLIIWIDMEKVITDILNN; the protein is encoded by the coding sequence ATGGTTACGGATGTAGTGGAATTCCAGATCGGCGGCGGCTACTATGCCATCGATGTACGGATTGCCCGCGAGATCGTGGAGATGATGAGCATCACCCCGATCCCCCGGGCTCCTTCCTATATCTCCGGGGTGATCAACCTCCGTGGTGAGGTCACGAATATCATCAATATCAGGGAATTCATCGGGATTCCCGATGCTGAAGGGGAGAACGCCCGGAAGATCATCGTTCTCATGCCCGAGGCGACCGGCGGGTCGAGTGTGGGCATCATCGTCGACGACGTGAAGAGCGTCATGCAGATCTCCCCCGACTGTGTCGAGGAACTGGGCGATGGGCTCTCCTCCGACATCACCTGCTATGTCAAAGGCATCATCAAGATTCCCGAAGGGGACGGGGAGGAGTCGACCCGCCTCATCATCTGGATTGACATGGAAAAGGTCATCACGGACATCCTGAATAACTGA
- a CDS encoding methyl-accepting chemotaxis protein yields the protein MSVNRIEDALRRALDGDFTASVRAEEMDPEYRGIATIAQEIIRKLKAANQYEQMLHGVDAFIENFPRPIAVQSPDRSCLMLNEKYCELLRGTKEDLRHKRLSDFNITVAGGDSIHAAFDTKKNAQTDLIFNWEDGSKNYVKLNQIPVLDEKGEINVVYYVYLDETEIVEEREEVRTLQKRADAFLKYNPQAITVLAADKHRLDLNDEYQRAWRGGYDELMAKKLYDFDITVTGGDDFYASYETKEKAVTDMEIAWENGEKTYLRLFQTPILDENGEIDVNYYIYQDLTEQHKEMAEIQKLQRRADAFLQENPQGITVLASDKHRLDLNKEYQRIWRGSYDELMAKKLYDFDIKVVGGDDFYASYETKKKAVTDMEISWGGDEKSYLRLFQTPILDENGEIDVNYYIYQDLTPERALSQFLDREITRQAANLDSLAHGDTRAFDLTVGETNEYTAEAGALFEEMNANLAAAQTAIADMVEDFIATMNAQKGGNSKARPHADQFEGVYAVLIRGLNDILDTIYAPVNESYRVLKQYAEKDFSIRFNENIQVAGDHDKLKEAINRVGVNIGDALREVKVAAEGVDLNITDASRGIEEITKAMEEVAVSSQQSSEASHRQLEAVEAVAREISDLSASIEEIASTTQEVRSLSENVSEMGNEASKLGQQANEKMGAVEKIAEESVTKIDGLNRKMVEISKIVKLITDISNQTNLLALNAAIEAARAGEHGRGFAVVAGEVRNLAAESKTATNSIEELIEGIQKDSADTADSMKSAYGEIRAGLSSVDLAIQSLQEIVKGAKEAAQGVSEIAAATDDQANATNRVMEKMEETTDLTKENLRRVDDVAALTEEVAASAEEVGSGAQEVSQMSERLRDLVSVFRVE from the coding sequence ATGTCAGTAAATCGCATAGAAGATGCCCTTCGCCGTGCCCTCGACGGTGACTTCACGGCATCGGTCAGAGCCGAAGAGATGGACCCCGAGTACCGGGGGATTGCAACCATCGCACAGGAGATCATCAGGAAACTGAAAGCAGCAAACCAGTACGAGCAGATGCTCCACGGTGTTGACGCATTCATTGAAAATTTCCCGCGGCCCATTGCCGTCCAGTCACCGGACAGGAGCTGCCTGATGCTCAATGAGAAGTACTGCGAGCTGTTGCGGGGAACAAAGGAAGACCTCAGGCACAAGCGCCTCAGTGATTTCAATATCACTGTTGCTGGCGGGGATTCGATTCATGCTGCCTTTGATACGAAGAAAAACGCCCAGACGGACCTGATATTCAACTGGGAGGACGGGTCGAAGAACTACGTCAAACTCAACCAGATTCCCGTCCTCGATGAGAAGGGGGAGATCAATGTCGTCTATTACGTCTATCTGGACGAGACCGAGATCGTTGAGGAACGCGAGGAGGTCCGCACACTCCAGAAGCGTGCAGACGCCTTCCTGAAATACAACCCGCAGGCAATCACGGTCCTTGCAGCGGACAAGCACCGCCTCGACCTGAATGACGAGTACCAGCGGGCATGGCGCGGAGGCTACGACGAGCTGATGGCCAAAAAGCTCTACGACTTCGACATCACGGTCACGGGCGGCGACGACTTCTACGCGTCGTACGAGACGAAGGAGAAGGCGGTCACCGACATGGAGATTGCCTGGGAGAACGGGGAGAAAACCTATCTGCGCCTCTTCCAGACGCCCATCCTGGATGAGAACGGTGAGATCGACGTCAACTACTACATCTATCAGGACCTCACGGAACAGCACAAGGAGATGGCGGAGATCCAGAAACTGCAGAGACGTGCAGATGCCTTTTTGCAGGAGAACCCCCAGGGGATCACCGTTCTTGCGTCCGACAAACATCGCCTTGATCTCAACAAGGAGTACCAGCGCATCTGGCGCGGCAGCTACGACGAACTGATGGCCAAAAAGCTCTACGACTTCGACATCAAGGTTGTCGGCGGCGATGACTTCTACGCCTCGTACGAGACGAAGAAGAAGGCCGTCACCGACATGGAGATCTCGTGGGGCGGCGACGAGAAGAGCTACCTGCGCCTCTTCCAGACACCCATTCTGGATGAGAACGGCGAGATCGACGTCAACTATTACATCTACCAGGATCTCACCCCTGAACGGGCGCTCTCCCAGTTCCTCGACCGGGAGATCACCCGGCAGGCGGCGAATTTGGACTCCCTTGCCCATGGTGACACGCGGGCGTTCGACCTGACAGTCGGGGAGACCAATGAATACACCGCCGAGGCGGGTGCCCTCTTCGAGGAGATGAATGCGAACCTCGCCGCCGCCCAGACGGCGATAGCGGATATGGTCGAGGACTTTATTGCGACCATGAACGCACAGAAGGGAGGGAATTCCAAGGCACGGCCTCACGCCGACCAGTTCGAGGGCGTGTACGCGGTGCTGATCAGAGGTCTCAACGACATTTTGGATACGATCTACGCTCCGGTCAATGAGTCCTACCGCGTCCTGAAACAGTATGCGGAGAAGGACTTCTCCATCCGGTTCAACGAGAACATTCAGGTCGCAGGAGACCACGACAAGCTCAAAGAGGCCATCAACCGTGTCGGAGTGAATATCGGCGATGCCCTCAGGGAGGTGAAGGTAGCCGCAGAGGGCGTCGACCTCAACATCACCGACGCCTCCCGCGGCATCGAGGAGATCACGAAGGCGATGGAGGAGGTCGCGGTCTCGAGCCAGCAGTCCTCCGAGGCATCCCACCGCCAGCTCGAGGCGGTCGAGGCGGTGGCCCGCGAGATCTCCGATCTCTCCGCCTCCATCGAGGAGATCGCCTCCACCACGCAGGAGGTACGCTCCCTCTCCGAGAACGTCTCCGAGATGGGCAACGAGGCCTCCAAACTCGGCCAGCAGGCCAACGAGAAGATGGGAGCGGTCGAGAAGATCGCAGAGGAGAGCGTCACCAAGATCGACGGGCTCAACCGGAAGATGGTGGAGATCTCCAAGATCGTCAAGCTCATCACCGACATCTCGAACCAGACGAATCTGCTTGCCCTCAACGCCGCCATCGAGGCGGCCCGTGCGGGTGAACACGGCAGGGGCTTTGCCGTGGTGGCAGGAGAGGTCAGAAACCTTGCCGCCGAGTCAAAGACGGCGACGAATTCCATCGAAGAGCTCATCGAGGGTATCCAGAAGGACTCCGCCGACACCGCCGACTCGATGAAATCGGCCTATGGCGAGATTCGTGCCGGTCTCTCCAGCGTCGACCTTGCCATTCAGTCCCTGCAGGAGATCGTGAAGGGCGCAAAGGAGGCCGCCCAGGGCGTCAGTGAAATTGCCGCCGCGACCGACGACCAGGCGAATGCCACCAACCGCGTCATGGAGAAGATGGAGGAGACGACGGATCTCACGAAGGAGAACCTGCGCCGGGTGGACGACGTTGCCGCCCTCACCGAGGAGGTCGCCGCCTCTGCCGAGGAGGTGGGAAGCGGCGCCCAGGAGGTCAGCCAGATGTCCGAGCGGCTCCGTGACCTGGTCAGTGTCTTCAGGGTGGAGTGA
- a CDS encoding DUF2115 family protein: MDLIHTIRHLLGGAEERRPDDQGRCIDLLMDTAALPAGARERAAVPPDPQYATYLEVCLRVWSELAVHTRKETLLPALAAAVAAYPHEALPRMMANFENKTADMQKRYRDRLLVAVHREIFDTHHRLMTMSRDPPRLWRVPRVREGFSGYCTMAAAACRAQAAHKDPALLSLTYLLAGFAMYIEDGPGHPVETPFPGGLEVSVDGWTSYCPVREHADDVPFSICPFCPAVQSEGVHLIRDPEEKKKVEQKEYITNYFTNFKG, from the coding sequence ATGGATCTGATACATACAATTCGGCACCTCCTCGGCGGTGCAGAGGAGAGGAGGCCGGACGATCAGGGCCGGTGCATCGATCTCCTGATGGACACCGCCGCCCTTCCCGCCGGCGCACGCGAACGGGCTGCGGTTCCGCCCGACCCGCAGTATGCGACCTACCTCGAGGTGTGCCTCAGGGTTTGGAGCGAACTTGCGGTGCATACGCGAAAGGAGACCCTTCTTCCCGCACTCGCAGCAGCCGTTGCCGCATATCCCCACGAAGCGCTCCCCCGGATGATGGCGAACTTCGAGAACAAGACCGCGGATATGCAGAAGCGATACCGGGACCGCCTCCTTGTGGCCGTCCACCGTGAGATCTTCGATACCCACCACCGCCTGATGACGATGTCCCGCGACCCACCCCGCCTCTGGCGGGTCCCCCGGGTGCGGGAGGGATTTTCCGGGTACTGCACGATGGCGGCGGCGGCCTGCCGGGCACAGGCGGCGCACAAGGACCCGGCACTTCTCTCCCTCACCTACCTTCTTGCGGGCTTTGCCATGTACATCGAGGACGGACCGGGCCACCCGGTGGAAACGCCATTTCCCGGTGGGCTGGAGGTCTCCGTCGACGGCTGGACCTCGTACTGCCCGGTTCGGGAACATGCCGACGACGTCCCCTTCTCCATCTGCCCCTTCTGCCCGGCCGTACAGTCAGAGGGTGTCCACCTGATCCGCGACCCCGAAGAGAAGAAGAAGGTTGAGCAGAAGGAGTACATCACGAACTACTTCACCAATTTTAAAGGATAA
- a CDS encoding double zinc ribbon domain-containing protein, with translation MTSTEERSRPIGGEGRACPQCGEPAPAKDASICMICGSPLPPPLPESFRADPCPQCGEPAGDGDVCMVCGTGLVREGSAAGKGGADGKRRIRGIGFCAVSLVLLLLIVAGAAVSLFPSLGLPNIGAVTVEGSGNLILEATCQSGSVDVLYGGTRDGSQPKVIELGVVCPGSDSTLNLTRYPVPEPGAVFGPFSAARGGDSGLVIVARPEYADGRVATETIPLP, from the coding sequence GTGACATCGACAGAAGAGCGCAGTCGTCCGATTGGCGGAGAGGGACGGGCCTGTCCCCAGTGCGGCGAACCGGCCCCCGCAAAGGATGCGTCCATCTGTATGATCTGCGGTTCCCCGCTCCCGCCCCCCCTCCCGGAGTCATTCCGGGCTGACCCCTGCCCGCAGTGCGGGGAGCCCGCAGGGGACGGCGATGTCTGCATGGTCTGCGGCACGGGACTGGTGAGGGAGGGTTCCGCCGCCGGAAAGGGTGGTGCCGATGGCAAACGGCGTATTCGCGGCATCGGATTCTGTGCGGTCTCGCTCGTCCTTCTTCTTCTTATTGTCGCAGGTGCAGCGGTCTCGCTCTTCCCCTCCCTCGGCCTTCCGAATATCGGGGCTGTCACCGTGGAAGGGAGCGGCAACCTCATCCTCGAGGCGACCTGCCAGTCGGGTTCGGTCGATGTCCTCTACGGGGGGACGCGGGACGGGTCGCAGCCGAAAGTCATCGAACTCGGGGTCGTCTGCCCGGGCAGCGATTCGACCCTGAACCTGACCCGGTATCCGGTGCCCGAACCGGGAGCTGTATTCGGGCCGTTTTCTGCGGCACGGGGGGGGGACTCTGGCCTCGTCATCGTGGCCCGCCCGGAGTATGCCGACGGCAGGGTTGCGACCGAGACGATCCCCCTCCCCTAG